In Niallia sp. FSL W8-0635, one genomic interval encodes:
- a CDS encoding DUF6123 family protein, protein MKTVEEYLLFLDGKGFSFGDDAIGFIYFGKAYTNATDELVITAIECTLKIQKKFDGSFFVSLLELFNDNQLKTKKEVMSFIKTNQLFPL, encoded by the coding sequence TTGAAAACGGTAGAGGAGTATTTGCTTTTTTTAGATGGGAAAGGCTTTTCCTTTGGGGACGATGCAATCGGTTTTATTTATTTTGGCAAAGCATATACAAATGCTACAGACGAGCTTGTTATTACGGCAATTGAATGCACCTTAAAAATACAAAAGAAATTTGATGGGAGCTTCTTCGTTTCCTTACTAGAGCTCTTTAACGATAATCAACTGAAAACAAAAAAAGAAGTAATGAGCTTTATAAAAACCAATCAATTATTCCCACTTTAA
- a CDS encoding DMT family transporter — protein MKIHTSSRFADLSLLFVALIWGSTFVIVQNAIGFLEPLIFNGIRFFLAALFLFIWLLTFKPSQLKQINIHCLKSGIILGICLFIGYAFQTIGLVYTTSSKAGFITGLSVVLVPLFMYLFLKQALLITHIIGVIIATIGLYLLTISNTFSFNIGDFYVLICAIGFALQIILTGKYSKEHPTLLLTIIQLLTVSILGIIGSFLFETPSANFKMTIIFQEEVIIALLITSVLATAVAFLIQTSLQKYTNSTRVALIFATEPVFAAITAYLFNNEQLTASATIGCTLILLGMIFSELPKKTLLSTFQRQKYIEK, from the coding sequence TTGAAAATACATACTTCCTCTCGATTTGCAGATCTATCCCTTTTATTTGTTGCTTTAATTTGGGGTTCTACCTTCGTAATTGTTCAAAACGCAATTGGTTTTTTAGAGCCCCTTATCTTTAACGGGATCCGCTTCTTTCTTGCAGCTCTTTTTTTATTCATTTGGTTGCTTACTTTTAAGCCTTCCCAACTCAAGCAAATAAATATACATTGCTTAAAATCTGGAATCATTTTAGGTATATGTTTATTTATCGGCTATGCATTTCAAACAATCGGATTAGTATATACTACTAGCTCTAAAGCAGGTTTTATAACTGGATTAAGCGTTGTGCTTGTTCCTTTATTTATGTATCTGTTTTTAAAACAAGCATTATTAATCACCCATATTATCGGTGTCATCATTGCAACAATTGGTCTTTATCTATTAACAATTAGCAATACCTTTTCCTTTAATATTGGTGATTTTTATGTATTAATTTGTGCCATTGGCTTTGCATTACAAATCATCTTAACGGGAAAATATAGTAAAGAGCATCCTACGCTTTTATTAACGATTATTCAACTATTAACCGTCTCTATCCTAGGAATAATCGGAAGTTTTCTATTTGAGACTCCAAGTGCTAATTTCAAAATGACCATTATTTTTCAGGAAGAAGTCATTATCGCTTTACTAATCACATCTGTACTTGCTACAGCTGTTGCATTTTTAATCCAAACAAGCTTACAAAAATATACTAATTCTACTAGGGTTGCGTTAATTTTTGCTACTGAACCAGTATTCGCGGCAATAACCGCGTACTTATTTAATAATGAACAATTAACAGCTAGTGCTACGATTGGTTGTACTCTCATTTTACTTGGTATGATTTTTTCAGAATTGCCGAAGAAAACATTGCTTTCCACTTTCCAAAGACAGAAATATATTGAAAAGTAA
- a CDS encoding reverse transcriptase-like protein gives MKYKLEYKFQIKKQKESVYFTSDWISSSVALEIGEELEKRREAIDLIFYDERGTSWTLKELRKLNEEIEEEPHDFTIYFDGGYHKETRTAGIGVVLFFQQGKKKFRVRANELFHDILSNNEAEYAALFHALNLLEELDVRDVTCEVKGDSQVVLKQLEGEWPCYEEELNSWLDRIEAKIKKLHLNMVYTSIGRNDNKEADKLATQSLEGKRIYSKMQLL, from the coding sequence ATGAAATATAAATTAGAATATAAATTTCAAATAAAGAAACAGAAAGAAAGCGTTTATTTTACTTCTGATTGGATTTCATCGAGTGTTGCTCTCGAAATAGGCGAAGAGTTAGAGAAACGAAGGGAAGCAATAGATCTTATTTTTTATGATGAAAGAGGAACGAGCTGGACATTAAAAGAATTACGAAAACTCAATGAAGAAATAGAAGAAGAACCACATGACTTTACCATTTATTTTGATGGCGGCTATCATAAGGAAACGAGAACAGCTGGGATAGGTGTTGTCCTATTCTTTCAACAGGGCAAAAAGAAATTTAGAGTTAGGGCGAATGAATTATTTCATGATATTCTCTCCAATAATGAAGCTGAATACGCAGCTCTGTTTCATGCCTTAAACCTTTTAGAGGAACTGGATGTAAGGGATGTTACTTGTGAAGTAAAAGGTGATTCACAAGTAGTATTAAAGCAGTTAGAAGGTGAATGGCCATGCTATGAAGAAGAATTAAATAGTTGGCTCGATCGGATAGAAGCTAAAATTAAAAAATTACATTTGAATATGGTTTATACTTCTATCGGAAGAAACGATAATAAAGAAGCTGATAAACTGGCAACCCAAAGCTTAGAAGGGAAGCGTATTTACAGTAAAATGCAATTACTATAA
- a CDS encoding DUF3892 domain-containing protein produces MEKIIAVERNHMGDIVSFKTSNGRVISYRKALMDIETGVIGGVEVIENDIQEENISYSIIDSFDNYPPIF; encoded by the coding sequence ATGGAAAAAATTATTGCAGTTGAGAGAAATCATATGGGAGACATTGTTAGTTTTAAAACTTCTAATGGTAGGGTTATTTCCTATCGTAAAGCATTGATGGATATTGAAACCGGTGTTATAGGGGGGGTCGAAGTTATTGAAAACGATATACAAGAGGAGAATATATCCTATTCTATTATAGATAGCTTTGATAATTATCCGCCTATCTTTTAA
- the metA gene encoding homoserine O-acetyltransferase MetA, translating to MPIRIPHLLPAREVLEDENIFIMEEGRAKAQDIRPLNILILNLMPQKEKTEVQILRLLGNTPLQVNISFLRTASYESKNTSPYHLEQFYRNFEAIKSNKYDGMIITGAPVELMSFEEVDYWEELTKIMEWSKSNVTSTLHICWGAQAALYHHFGIRKYELEQKCYGIYSHYVLNPSDKLMRGFDDSFLAPHSRHTNVSIEEIKEHQSLELLSASDDAGALIISANKGKQIMITGHLEYDSCTLAEEYKRDKEKGLNIHLPLHYFPNNDPSRRPLNRWRSHAHLLFSNWLNYYVYQETPYEWN from the coding sequence ATGCCAATCAGAATTCCTCATCTCTTACCAGCACGAGAAGTACTAGAAGATGAAAATATATTTATAATGGAAGAAGGGCGTGCAAAAGCACAGGATATTCGCCCATTGAACATATTAATTTTAAACCTAATGCCTCAAAAAGAAAAAACGGAGGTTCAAATATTAAGATTGCTTGGAAACACCCCCTTACAAGTGAATATTTCCTTTTTAAGAACGGCATCTTATGAATCAAAGAATACAAGTCCATATCACCTTGAACAATTTTATCGAAACTTTGAAGCAATAAAATCAAATAAATATGACGGAATGATTATTACTGGAGCACCTGTAGAATTAATGAGCTTTGAAGAAGTCGATTATTGGGAAGAACTAACGAAAATTATGGAATGGTCTAAATCAAATGTTACCTCTACTCTGCATATTTGTTGGGGAGCCCAAGCTGCCCTTTATCATCATTTTGGGATAAGGAAATATGAATTAGAGCAAAAATGTTATGGAATCTATTCTCACTATGTTTTAAATCCATCTGATAAACTAATGCGCGGCTTTGATGATAGCTTTTTAGCCCCACACTCAAGGCATACAAATGTATCGATAGAAGAAATTAAAGAACATCAGAGCTTAGAGCTATTATCTGCATCCGATGACGCTGGTGCATTAATTATTAGCGCAAATAAAGGAAAACAAATCATGATCACAGGTCACTTAGAATACGATTCTTGTACACTTGCAGAGGAGTACAAACGGGATAAAGAAAAAGGGTTAAATATCCATCTTCCCCTGCATTATTTTCCAAATAATGATCCTAGTAGGAGGCCATTAAATAGATGGCGTTCCCATGCCCATTTACTTTTTTCCAATTGGCTCAACTATTATGTCTACCAAGAAACGCCTTACGAATGGAACTAG
- a CDS encoding reverse transcriptase-like protein has product MIEVYIDGASAGNPGPSGAGIFIKGHGSAEKYSFPLGLMSNHEAEYHALIKALEICNEKNYRTVSFRTDSELVSRAVEKEFAKNKKFAPLLEQALKLSSELDLFFIKWIPSNDNRTADELARLAIRKNK; this is encoded by the coding sequence ATGATTGAAGTGTATATTGACGGTGCCAGTGCTGGAAATCCTGGTCCTAGTGGTGCCGGTATTTTTATAAAAGGACATGGATCTGCCGAAAAATATTCATTTCCACTAGGATTAATGAGTAACCATGAAGCAGAATACCACGCACTTATTAAGGCATTAGAAATCTGCAATGAAAAAAACTATCGAACTGTGAGCTTTCGTACAGACTCAGAGTTAGTTAGTCGTGCAGTTGAAAAAGAATTCGCTAAGAATAAAAAATTCGCTCCTCTTCTTGAACAAGCTCTAAAGCTTTCAAGTGAATTAGATTTATTCTTTATTAAATGGATTCCAAGTAATGATAATAGAACAGCTGATGAATTAGCAAGACTTGCCATCAGAAAAAATAAATAA
- a CDS encoding AIM24 family protein: MGRYGLEEFLAKTEQKDKNEGVFELETERMLEINLTNQIWAKAGSMVSYRGNIRFTREGILEHGLGKMFKKALTGEGASLMKAEGDGKLYLADQGKKISILHLNGDNIFVNGNDLLAFEPTIKWDIKLMRRIAGMLSGGLFNINLSGRGMVAITSHYEPLTLRVTPHNPVFTDPNATVAWSGNLEPEFVTDITLKTFFGRGSGESIQMKFSGEGFVVIQPYEEVYFSNGGNNNG; this comes from the coding sequence ATGGGGAGATATGGATTAGAGGAGTTCTTGGCAAAAACGGAGCAAAAGGATAAGAATGAGGGAGTTTTTGAGCTAGAAACAGAAAGAATGTTAGAAATAAATTTAACGAATCAAATATGGGCAAAAGCTGGAAGTATGGTTTCCTATCGAGGAAATATTCGTTTTACACGGGAAGGCATCCTGGAACATGGGTTAGGCAAAATGTTTAAAAAAGCATTAACAGGTGAAGGTGCATCATTGATGAAAGCAGAAGGGGATGGAAAGCTATATTTAGCAGACCAAGGAAAGAAAATTTCCATCCTTCATTTAAATGGAGATAATATTTTTGTTAATGGAAATGATTTACTTGCTTTTGAACCAACGATAAAGTGGGATATTAAACTAATGCGAAGAATTGCAGGCATGCTATCTGGTGGTTTATTTAATATAAATTTATCTGGTAGGGGAATGGTTGCGATTACATCTCATTACGAACCATTAACATTAAGAGTTACTCCCCATAATCCTGTTTTCACGGATCCTAATGCTACTGTTGCATGGTCTGGAAACCTAGAGCCAGAGTTTGTAACAGACATTACGCTTAAAACCTTTTTTGGAAGAGGAAGCGGAGAATCTATACAAATGAAGTTTTCAGGTGAGGGCTTTGTGGTTATTCAACCGTATGAAGAAGTATACTTTTCTAATGGTGGAAACAATAACGGATAA
- the spoIIP gene encoding stage II sporulation protein P — MQNDKELFDMIKDTYPQHPRNEFISSTENNLRQKARSMNKKLMLKKVSTISSGFLLFSFAISWFFFFNGKEEITGIFNSVENQSYLVMEEKDPLVYIYHTHNLESFMPELGVSNSDEAISDSKNVTLVGKELSKKLNENNISTIHDETDINGILLERNLSFFDSYTVSREKLQATLTEYKNIKMIFDIHRGSEKRTDTTKNIDGKDYARMLFVVSKTSDNYEENNKFAHKLHEKLEKLYPGLSRGVIEKGVNPKNTYNQDLHNDSVLLEIGGVENSFEEISRTTDAFAEIIKEIIQDKKS; from the coding sequence ATGCAAAATGACAAAGAGTTGTTTGATATGATAAAGGATACATATCCCCAACATCCGCGTAATGAGTTTATCTCATCAACGGAAAATAACCTAAGACAAAAGGCAAGAAGCATGAATAAGAAATTGATGCTAAAAAAAGTGTCTACCATATCAAGCGGATTTCTACTTTTCTCTTTTGCTATTTCGTGGTTTTTCTTTTTTAATGGGAAAGAGGAAATTACTGGTATTTTTAATAGTGTAGAAAATCAGTCATACCTTGTGATGGAAGAAAAAGATCCACTCGTTTATATTTATCATACTCATAATTTAGAATCATTTATGCCAGAGCTTGGTGTCAGCAATTCTGATGAAGCCATTAGTGATTCAAAAAACGTAACGTTGGTTGGTAAAGAATTGAGTAAGAAATTAAATGAAAATAATATTAGTACTATCCATGATGAAACCGATATCAATGGAATCTTATTAGAAAGAAATCTATCCTTTTTCGATTCTTATACTGTTTCAAGAGAAAAATTACAAGCAACATTAACGGAATATAAAAATATAAAAATGATTTTTGATATTCACAGAGGCTCAGAAAAAAGAACGGATACGACTAAAAACATTGATGGAAAAGACTATGCGAGAATGCTTTTTGTTGTATCGAAAACAAGTGATAATTATGAAGAAAATAATAAATTCGCTCACAAGCTTCATGAGAAATTAGAAAAATTATATCCAGGACTATCAAGAGGTGTAATAGAAAAAGGAGTAAATCCTAAAAACACATATAATCAGGATCTTCATAATGATTCTGTTTTATTAGAAATAGGTGGAGTTGAAAACTCTTTTGAAGAAATATCCAGAACTACAGATGCTTTTGCCGAAATCATAAAAGAAATCATTCAAGATAAAAAATCATAA
- a CDS encoding divergent PAP2 family protein, whose amino-acid sequence MNKGIYVALISIGMAQFLKIPIHFLKTKKWDKGLFFQTGGMPSSHSAGVSSLTTFIALKRGLPTIDFALSLIFGLIVMYDAQGIRRQTGELTLKVNDLGELVDKINKDKNIAYKEEQPKKLKEMLGHQPQEVFGGALLGVFIGFLGHLCTKKKKTFLRR is encoded by the coding sequence ATGAACAAGGGCATTTATGTTGCCTTAATAAGTATTGGAATGGCTCAGTTTTTAAAAATTCCTATTCATTTTTTGAAAACAAAGAAGTGGGATAAAGGCTTGTTTTTTCAAACGGGAGGGATGCCAAGTTCTCACTCAGCAGGAGTGTCTTCTCTAACAACCTTTATCGCACTAAAACGAGGATTACCAACGATTGATTTTGCTTTATCCCTTATTTTTGGATTAATCGTCATGTACGATGCACAGGGAATTAGAAGACAAACAGGAGAATTAACATTAAAGGTAAACGATTTAGGAGAGCTAGTAGATAAAATTAATAAAGATAAGAATATCGCTTATAAAGAGGAGCAACCAAAAAAATTAAAAGAGATGCTGGGGCATCAGCCACAAGAAGTTTTTGGTGGTGCATTATTAGGTGTATTTATTGGTTTTTTAGGTCACTTATGTACAAAGAAGAAAAAGACATTTTTACGTCGTTAA
- a CDS encoding type IA DNA topoisomerase yields the protein MKLILAEKPSVSKNIADALKIKNRQDGFFEGNGYIVTWAFGHLLQLNDAKDYDEKMATWKLENFPFIPTKFKYKVKSDPKDRDKPDRGAEKQLKIIHRLMKRPDVDTIISACDYDREGQLIGDSIIYNLRTEKEVYRLLLNEWTQKEVLNGLENLRSNKELRPLQDAGVSRQWADWLIGINLTSVATLKYQKGKGKALNIGRVLLPTLKIIYDRDKEIESFVPENYYKLQATFLTENGSSYTGTYVEEKEEKFKEEQYLIDLEKQIKGNTAIVTDKKVQKKKEYPPFLFNLSNLQGYITSKYKGWTADKVLKVAQSLYEKKYITYPRTASIALEESLISKTEKVVNLLADGLPFKEEIKFFPSKRIFDNKKVESHSAIIPTYVMPKRLNQEEEQVYEAIKNRLLMQFMPVAEVEETKIITSMDQLELKGSFVTKGKVQLVEGWKKIEKIQSKDVMLPLVQLQEEVFASEAKTTTHTTQPPKEHTEKTLLRLMETCGKNIDAEKEEDVLSILSGFSIGTPATRAETIKKLKDIGYIEAKNKNLVCTDLGKRVVETFPIKDLFNLDFTGKLEKALYDIEKGRFSKQQFLQIINNFTTNAVETIKKEEDVIIQEVAYVKQTTEVLGKCPLCGHSVVEGKKGFGCSNWKNGCKFVIWKNDKFLATMKKKPTKTMVKALLKNGKAPVKGLVSKKGNKFDAIMQYEKNQDNEYFSWKMEFQE from the coding sequence ATGAAATTAATATTAGCGGAAAAACCATCTGTATCGAAAAATATTGCAGATGCTTTAAAAATAAAAAATAGACAAGACGGTTTTTTTGAAGGAAATGGCTATATTGTAACATGGGCTTTTGGACATTTATTGCAATTAAATGATGCAAAAGATTATGATGAAAAAATGGCCACATGGAAATTGGAAAATTTCCCATTTATCCCGACGAAATTTAAATATAAAGTAAAGTCTGATCCGAAAGATAGAGACAAACCGGACCGTGGAGCTGAAAAACAGCTTAAAATAATTCATAGACTTATGAAAAGGCCAGATGTAGATACGATTATTTCTGCGTGTGACTATGATCGAGAAGGACAGCTTATCGGGGATAGTATTATCTATAATTTAAGAACGGAAAAAGAAGTATATCGTTTACTATTGAATGAATGGACTCAAAAAGAAGTATTAAACGGATTAGAAAATCTTCGTTCCAATAAAGAGCTGCGTCCTCTTCAAGATGCAGGTGTTAGCAGACAATGGGCAGATTGGTTAATTGGCATTAACTTAACATCTGTTGCCACTTTAAAATATCAAAAGGGCAAAGGGAAGGCTTTAAATATTGGAAGAGTCTTGCTCCCTACTCTCAAAATTATCTATGATCGTGATAAAGAAATCGAGAGCTTTGTACCTGAAAATTACTATAAATTACAAGCAACCTTTTTAACAGAAAACGGAAGCAGTTATACAGGTACTTATGTTGAGGAGAAAGAAGAGAAATTTAAAGAAGAACAATATTTAATAGATTTAGAGAAACAGATTAAGGGCAATACAGCTATCGTAACAGATAAAAAAGTGCAGAAAAAAAAGGAGTATCCACCTTTTCTATTTAATCTATCCAATCTTCAAGGCTATATAACTAGTAAGTATAAAGGCTGGACAGCAGATAAAGTATTAAAGGTTGCCCAAAGTCTATATGAAAAAAAGTACATCACGTATCCAAGAACAGCAAGTATTGCACTAGAAGAAAGCTTGATTTCGAAAACTGAAAAAGTAGTAAATCTCCTTGCTGACGGTTTACCATTTAAAGAGGAGATTAAATTTTTTCCTTCGAAAAGAATTTTTGATAATAAAAAGGTGGAGAGTCATAGTGCCATTATTCCAACCTACGTGATGCCAAAACGATTAAATCAAGAGGAAGAACAAGTTTATGAGGCAATAAAAAATCGCTTATTAATGCAATTTATGCCTGTTGCTGAGGTAGAAGAGACAAAAATCATTACAAGTATGGATCAGTTAGAATTAAAGGGGAGCTTTGTAACGAAGGGGAAAGTACAATTAGTAGAGGGCTGGAAAAAGATCGAAAAAATCCAGTCGAAAGATGTTATGCTTCCATTAGTTCAATTACAAGAAGAAGTATTTGCAAGTGAAGCAAAGACAACAACACATACTACCCAGCCTCCAAAAGAACATACAGAAAAAACATTGCTTCGATTGATGGAAACATGTGGGAAAAACATTGATGCGGAAAAAGAAGAGGATGTTTTGTCTATCTTAAGTGGTTTTAGTATTGGAACGCCAGCAACTCGAGCAGAAACAATTAAAAAATTAAAAGATATTGGCTATATTGAAGCAAAAAATAAGAATTTAGTATGTACTGATTTAGGGAAGAGAGTGGTTGAAACCTTTCCGATTAAAGATTTGTTTAATTTAGATTTCACTGGAAAGCTAGAAAAAGCCCTTTATGATATCGAAAAGGGGAGATTTAGTAAGCAACAATTTTTGCAGATTATAAATAATTTTACGACAAATGCAGTAGAAACAATAAAGAAGGAAGAAGATGTCATTATTCAAGAAGTCGCATATGTCAAACAAACAACAGAGGTGTTAGGAAAATGTCCTCTTTGTGGTCATTCAGTTGTAGAAGGAAAAAAAGGATTTGGCTGTAGCAATTGGAAGAATGGCTGTAAGTTCGTCATTTGGAAAAATGATAAATTTCTTGCGACAATGAAGAAAAAACCGACAAAAACAATGGTAAAAGCGTTGCTTAAAAACGGAAAAGCTCCTGTAAAAGGATTAGTAAGCAAAAAAGGGAATAAATTTGATGCAATCATGCAGTATGAGAAAAATCAAGATAATGAGTATTTTAGCTGGAAAATGGAATTCCAAGAATAG
- a CDS encoding aromatic acid exporter family protein yields MQSALRKLKNYKIGYRTFKTAVAVSVGISIAQFFQLDFYVSSAIITILCVQNSKKKSLHSAFSRFIACMLAIPFSYIFFEGIAFEPYIIGLLLLLFIPTTVLLKVNEGVVTSTVIILHIYSTNQMTWHVVLNELGLIVIGIGAALLVNSYMPSLDKEMKIHQKDIEQYFKALLMDMVVYLRTKEMKEDYAIKLKRASDEVQFAKSIAYRDVENHFSRKENYYYKYFTIREKQLEIISRLFDRILSVETLDNQRELVADFLEELSLCVHSGNTAVLFLSKLQRVEEMIKHDKLPDDWNAFEEQAHVFFVIKELEQYLQIKKSLKVAY; encoded by the coding sequence ATGCAAAGTGCTTTGCGAAAGTTAAAAAATTATAAAATAGGTTATCGGACCTTTAAAACAGCAGTGGCAGTAAGCGTAGGTATTTCAATTGCTCAGTTTTTTCAATTAGATTTCTATGTTTCTTCTGCGATTATAACTATTCTTTGTGTTCAAAATTCTAAGAAAAAATCACTTCATAGTGCATTTTCTCGTTTTATCGCATGTATGCTTGCCATTCCATTTTCGTATATTTTCTTTGAGGGGATTGCCTTTGAGCCTTATATTATTGGGTTATTGCTATTGTTATTTATACCAACAACCGTTTTACTAAAGGTAAATGAAGGAGTGGTAACAAGTACGGTTATTATTCTCCATATATATTCAACCAATCAAATGACCTGGCATGTAGTTCTAAATGAGTTAGGTTTAATTGTAATTGGAATTGGGGCAGCGTTACTTGTTAATAGTTATATGCCTAGTCTTGATAAAGAAATGAAAATTCATCAAAAGGATATCGAGCAATACTTTAAAGCCCTATTGATGGATATGGTTGTGTATCTTCGCACAAAGGAAATGAAAGAGGATTATGCGATAAAATTAAAACGAGCTTCTGACGAAGTGCAATTCGCTAAATCAATTGCATATCGGGATGTTGAAAATCATTTTTCTAGAAAAGAAAACTATTATTACAAATATTTTACGATTAGAGAAAAGCAATTAGAAATCATTTCTAGGCTGTTTGATCGCATTTTATCTGTGGAGACATTAGATAATCAAAGAGAGCTTGTCGCAGACTTTTTAGAAGAACTTAGTTTATGTGTTCATTCAGGAAATACCGCAGTACTGTTTTTAAGTAAACTCCAGCGAGTAGAGGAAATGATTAAACATGATAAACTTCCTGATGATTGGAATGCTTTTGAGGAACAAGCCCATGTCTTTTTTGTTATAAAAGAATTAGAACAATATTTACAAATAAAAAAATCTTTAAAGGTAGCCTATTAA
- the mntR gene encoding transcriptional regulator MntR encodes MPTPSMEDYIERIYNLIEDKGYARVSDIAESLSVHPSSVTKMVQKLDKDEYLVYEKYRGLILTPKGKKIGKRLVYRHELLEQLLRIIGVKEENIYEDVEGIEHHLSWDSIDRIGDLVQFFEENPDYTKELKIIQQKNDSLE; translated from the coding sequence TTGCCGACACCTAGTATGGAAGACTATATTGAGCGCATTTACAACCTAATTGAAGATAAAGGATATGCACGAGTATCAGATATTGCGGAAAGCTTATCTGTACATCCCTCCTCTGTAACAAAAATGGTTCAGAAATTGGATAAGGATGAATATCTTGTTTATGAAAAATATAGAGGCTTGATTTTGACGCCGAAAGGAAAAAAAATCGGGAAACGATTAGTTTATAGACATGAGCTTTTAGAACAATTACTAAGAATTATTGGCGTAAAAGAAGAGAATATTTATGAAGATGTGGAAGGAATAGAGCATCATTTAAGTTGGGATTCCATTGATCGAATTGGCGATTTAGTTCAATTTTTTGAGGAAAATCCAGATTATACGAAAGAATTAAAGATTATCCAGCAAAAAAATGATTCGCTAGAATAA
- a CDS encoding zinc-finger domain-containing protein: MERKKLIEAADELMKDYCKECFLYRQNKIEYGKRRAHRFCISQCTVGNKLKGYGEKLSGAK; encoded by the coding sequence TTGGAACGAAAGAAACTGATTGAAGCAGCAGATGAGTTAATGAAAGACTATTGCAAGGAATGTTTTTTATACAGACAAAATAAAATAGAGTACGGAAAGAGAAGAGCTCACCGCTTCTGCATATCACAGTGTACGGTAGGGAACAAGCTAAAAGGATACGGAGAAAAACTATCTGGTGCGAAGTAA
- the cspD gene encoding cold-shock protein CspD, whose amino-acid sequence MQNGKVKWFNNEKGFGFIEVEGGDDVFVHFTAIQGEGFKSLEEGQEVSFEIVEGNRGPQAANVVKL is encoded by the coding sequence ATGCAAAACGGTAAAGTAAAATGGTTCAATAACGAAAAAGGATTTGGATTTATCGAAGTTGAAGGCGGAGACGATGTATTCGTTCATTTCACTGCTATTCAAGGTGAAGGCTTCAAGTCATTAGAAGAAGGACAAGAAGTTTCTTTTGAAATCGTTGAAGGAAACCGCGGACCTCAAGCTGCTAATGTTGTTAAACTATAA
- a CDS encoding RNA polymerase sigma factor, translated as MIDPKNLESSIVSIYNEHYLDVYRFLVCFSGSQTDAEDMTQEVFIRVLKNLSTFHSGNNLKTWIFSIAKHVAIDYYRKKKFVSIFKEGFFKQLEANDEKPDEVLEITEMKQIVHEAISKLKPNYRAVVILRGINEFSIKETSEILKCTESKVKVDYHRALKDLKRKLHLDAEEVITNAK; from the coding sequence TTGATTGATCCAAAGAACTTAGAATCCAGCATTGTTTCTATTTATAATGAGCATTATTTAGATGTCTACAGATTTCTCGTTTGTTTTTCAGGAAGTCAAACCGATGCGGAGGATATGACACAAGAAGTTTTTATTCGGGTATTAAAAAATCTATCTACTTTTCATAGTGGAAACAATTTAAAAACATGGATCTTTTCGATAGCTAAACATGTAGCAATAGATTACTATCGAAAAAAGAAATTTGTCTCTATATTCAAAGAAGGATTTTTTAAACAACTGGAAGCAAATGATGAAAAGCCTGATGAAGTATTAGAAATTACCGAAATGAAACAAATTGTACATGAGGCAATCTCTAAATTAAAACCTAATTATAGAGCAGTTGTAATTCTCCGTGGAATAAATGAATTTTCTATTAAAGAAACGTCTGAAATTCTCAAGTGTACGGAATCAAAAGTTAAAGTGGATTATCACAGAGCATTAAAAGACCTGAAAAGAAAATTACATTTGGATGCAGAGGAGGTAATAACAAATGCAAAATGA
- the sspL gene encoding small, acid-soluble spore protein L yields the protein MSINNHTNRGKAAGGVNPQGYGQDADITPSPKSKLENAAKKKNTK from the coding sequence GTGAGTATTAATAACCATACAAATAGAGGAAAAGCAGCTGGCGGGGTAAATCCACAAGGCTATGGTCAAGACGCTGATATAACGCCGTCGCCAAAGAGCAAACTAGAAAATGCTGCAAAGAAGAAAAATACAAAATAA